In Nicotiana tabacum cultivar K326 chromosome 11, ASM71507v2, whole genome shotgun sequence, a single window of DNA contains:
- the LOC107827605 gene encoding uncharacterized protein LOC107827605, whose translation MTNACISRFSSIQKAAVPLPGRSYHGIVFLRSFSTLAAPSFPLINYPPPSQVLTACLTQSNAPQRSDEWFALRKDKLTTSTFSTALGFWKGNRRNELWHEKVFSPDVQLIQSASRCAMDWGVLMEAVAIERYKSITGRDVSSLGFAVHSDERLGWVGASPDGLLGCLPGGGILEVKCPYNKGKPEKGLPWNTMPFYYMPQVQGQMEIMDRDWVDVYCWTPNGSTIFRVYRERSYWELMHGILWEFWWENVVPAREALSLGNEEDAKSYKPTSTHKKTGLVISRSLKLAGEAKMLCRDIAGHVEFFR comes from the coding sequence ATGACCAATGCCTGCATTTCTAGATTCAGCAGCATTCAGAAAGCAGCGGTGCCACTTCCTGGCAGAAGCTATCACGGCATTGTTTTCTTGAGGAGCTTCTCAACTTTGGCAGCACCAAGTTTTCCTCTTATCAATTATCCTCCACCATCACAAGTTTTGACAGCGTGCCTGACCCAATCAAATGCTCCACAACGTTCTGATGAGTGGTTTGCCCTTCGCAAGGACAAATTGACTACAAGCACCTTCAGCACTGCTTTAGGATTCTGGAAAGGGAATCGACGAAATGAGCTCTGGCATGAGAAGGTATTCTCTCCAGATGTCCAATTAATACAATCTGCTAGCAGGTGCGCCATGGATTGGGGTGTTCTCATGGAAGCAGTAGCCATAGAGCGCTATAAAAGCATCACCGGCCGCGATGTGAGCTCACTTGGGTTTGCAGTCCATTCGGATGAGCGATTGGGTTGGGTTGGTGCCTCCCCGGATGGTCTCCTTGGATGCTTGCCGGGGGGTGGGATCCTGGAAGTGAAATGCCCATATAACAAAGGAAAGCCAGAAAAGGGGCTGCCATGGAATACTATGCCGTTCTACTACATGCCTCAGGTGCAGGGGCAAATGGAAATCATGGACAGAGATTGGGTTGATGTGTATTGTTGGACACCAAATGGGAGCACAATATTCCGTGTCTACAGAGAGCGGAGTTATTGGGAGTTAATGCATGGAATTTTGTGGGAATTTTGGTGGGAAAATGTGGTTCCTGCTAGGGAAGCTCTTTCATTGGGAAATGAGGAGGATGCCAAATCATATaaaccaacatcaacacacaaaaaAACCGGACTTGTGATTTCAAGAAGCTTGAAGTTGGCAGGTGAAGCAAAAATGTTGTGCAGGGATATTGCTGGTCATGTTGAATTTTTCCGCTAA